The region AAAGTCTTTCAATATTCTTTGTTCTCCTTCTTTTTCTAAATCTCCGGTGAATAGCCATCTTAAATTTCCTAACTTAACGTCTATTACAATTGAGCCGTTGTTGCTCGTTTTTTCAAGACCTGTCGGAGAAATAATCTGAAATAAAATGCCTCCTTCTTGCCAACTATCTCCTTGTTGAACAATTTGAACAGGTACGCTTTGTTTTTGAGCAGCGATCATCAAGTCATTCTCCACATCATTTAATTCTGCTTTTTTCCCAAGTATCAGCTCTCCGACGCTCACTTTTGAAAATAAATGCTGTGCCGCACCTGCGTGATCATAATCACCGTGTGTGATAATCATTTTATCTACCTTTGTAATTCCTTTTGAATGCAAAAAGGGGACAAGCACATCTTCTCCCACGTCAAAAGAGGAACGACGCTTTTGCCATGGTTCTTTTGGAAATGAAACAGTTCCTCCGGTATCGATGATATACACACCTCTTCGATAAGGGAGCTCAATGATAAAGCAGTCTCCTTGTCCTACATCCACCATTGTAACCGTTCCTTTTGGATTCAAATAAGGATACATACATTGTGCGACTAACAAAGCCACGAGAAGAAACATATAGCGAAAGAAAAGTCTCCCTTCTTCGACCGCAACAAATAAAGCATAAATGCATAAGTACATGCCCAAAAACAGCAAAATGTGGGGTTTTCCTGTTACAAAATCAGCGGGAATCCACTCAAATAAGCCAAGCAATTTCTCACAAAAAAGTAAAAGAACATGAAGAATTTGCTCCAGCAATTCACTCACTCCCGGCAAGATGATACGAACAAAAAGAATGAGCAAACAAAGGGGTAACACAACAAGAGAAAACAACGGTACAAAAACCATATTTAATGGCAAACTGAGGAGAGATACTCCATAAAAATAATACAACAATAAAGGAAGTGAACTGACTTGTGCAATCGCTGAAACAGCCATGAGCTGGCTGAAAGAAGAATGAAAACGAGGTAAAATCGTCTGACTCGATAAAATCAATGCAAAACTAACAGCAAAAGAAAGCTGAAATCCTACATCAAATAAATAGTACGGTTTAAAAAGCAGCATGGCCATAAAAGCAAGACTGATGCTATCAACCAAAAGAATTTTCTTTTGTATTTTTATAGATATAAGCATCAGCATGCTCATAAAGACAGCTCGAACAACTGAAGCGCTGCCACCGGCCAAAACCATGTATACAGGAAGAAGCACAAGTAAAAGCGTAATAGCTCGCCCCCGCGTTATTCCAATCCGAATTAGCAAATAAAAACACATCGCTGTCAGCAGTCCAACATGAAGACCTGATATTGCAAGCAAGTGTATTAAACCAAATTGCTGATAGCGCTTGATACTTTCTTCTTCGATGCCGGTGCGCTCGCCGTAAATTAATGCCTGCATAAACCCAGCGCTTGGATTGGACATATTTTGTTGGATATAATTAATTCCTTTTTGACGAATAAAGGTAAGGTACGTAAGGGGAGTTAAAGTAGGGAGCTGACATTTTACCAAATCAAGTCTCTTGACGTTAAGCTGCCAATGAATAGACTGATGGTATAAATATTGCTGATAATCAAATGCATGAAGGTTGCGAGCAGGTGAAGGCGAAGTTAATTGCCCCGCTAGTTGACAAACTTGATGAATCGTTAGCTTTTCGAGCTGCTGTTTCTCTTCCAACGTTTTTAGTTTATAAAAAGCCATGACCTCTTCATTTTGAACCGTAAACCTAAAAGTAAGCTTGTCGCCATCACTATGCGGAACAGATGAAATTTCGCCTGTAAAAGTAGAAGAGTCAGCTAAAAGAACCGTTTTGTTATGCTTGTTTGTCTCAGCTAATAGATAGACGCAAAAAACACTCAACAGTGCAGAAGCAATAACTACTTTCCTCGGACATTGTAGCCATTGAAAAATGAAAAGCACGATTAGCAAAAACAAGCTTGTAGCGGAATGATTATCATATGCATATAAAGCTATCATCATGCTAAAAGCACAGTAAATATAATATCCTTTCACTTTTAGCTCCTTTCTTCTTAAAAAAAAGAGGCTTTTTACTGTTACCGAGTAAAAAACCTCTTTTACCTTTAATTTGCCGTAAACAAAGCGAGAGCTTCACGCTGTAAATTCATCACTTCTGCTTCGTCCTCTCCGCTTTTTTCTAAACGAGCGAGAACATCCGTCACAAATTGAAGCTTCTCTTTACTTTTTAAGTCAATGATTGCTTCATCAAGTTCAACTTTTGCTGTTTTCACTCCCGCCTGTTGAAATAACTCAACAGCATACGGATGATTTTTGTAATCATTAGCATAATATACTGTTTTAATTCCTGCTTGAATAAGGGCTTTACAGCAATTTAAACAAGGAAAATGCGTGACGTATACTTCCGCATCTTCTGTTTTTACGCCAAACTTAGCACACTGTAGCAGTGCATTCACTTCTGCATGGACAGTTCTTACACAGTGTCCATCAATCACATAACAGCCTTCGTCAGCACAATGCACCCCTCCGCTGATCGAGCCGTTATATCCTCCAGCTATAATACGTTTATCACGTACAACTGTAGCCCCAACAGCTAGACGTTCACAAGTGCTTCTCAAAGCTAGCAAATGGCTTTGTGCCATAAAATATTGATCCCATGAAATCCGGTTCATCTCATTCCCTACCTTTTTATTTAAAACTGAATGATTATAATTATACTTGTCTCTTTCATAGTGTAGCGTTTCTTTTCCTTTTTCGTCAATAAGTCTCTACTGTACCGTAATTTGAGCTTTAATTTTTTCTAGCGACTTCTCGCCAATACCTGATACTTGCCCCAAATCCTCTACCGTTTGAAACAAGCCATTTTCCTCTCGATATGAAACGATGGCACTCGCTTTTGAAGGTCCAATCCCATTCAACGTTTGAAGTTCATCAGTGTTCGCCGTATTGATATTAACAAGGGGCTGATTATTTGAAGTTCCTGAGGAAGACATTGAAGAAACAGGAGATGAAGGCGGGATTTCTTCTCCAGCAGCTGGAATATAAACAGCCATTTCATCTTGTAGCTTGCTAGCTAAATTGAGCTGTCTTAAGTCTGCTTCTTTCGTAGCACCTCCGGCTTGTGCTAAAGCATCTTTTACCCTTGCATCTTTCGGAAGCTGGTACACACCAGGCTTCTGAACAGCTCCTTTAATATCCACCATAACAAACGGGGAATCTTGGTTTGAAATTACTTGATTAGACGACTCTCCTTCTTTTTTTGTAGCGGAAGATTCTGCCTTTATCATATCCGAGGTTTGAAGAGAACTTTCCGGTTTCTCTCCACCTGTCCGATAGATATAAAAAGCCAATCCAACTGCTAAGCAAATACACCCAATTAGCCATTGTTTTTTTAAAAAAGTCAAATTGTACACTCCTTTGAATTTTGAAGTAACGTCATAAATTCCATCACGTCTTCATAGTGTTTAGAAGAAAAGGCTTTTGAAGGAGGGAATGAATCAGTGAACATAGGGTTTATCGGAACAGGAAACATGGGGAAAATATTAATTGATGCGTTTATTGAATCAAAAGCCGTACGTCCTTCTAAAATTACTATTATGAATCGCACAAAAAAAAGAGCCAAAGAGATTCAACAGCAGCATAAAAAAATTCATGTTGCTGATACAGCTGAAGAAGTTGTTCACGCATCCAAAGTCATTTTTATTTGTGTTAAGCCATTGGATATTCACCCCCTTTTAATAAAATTAGAACCACTGCTGACAAAAGATCACTGCATCGTATCCATTACCAGTCCAATCAGCGTAGAACAAATCGAACGCCTCATTCCGAGTCAAGCAGCTAGAATTATCCCTAGCATTACGAATCGGGCATTAGCAGGTGTTTCTCTTTTCACCTTTGGAGAAAGATGTACGCCTTTTTACCAAAATTATTTACATGAATTATTTTCATCTATGTCAAAACCTGTAGCCATTGATCAAACGATTACGCGTGTATCATCCGATATCGTAAGCTGCGGTCCTGCATTTTTCAGCTTTTTACTTCAACGCTTTATTGATGCAGCAGTTCAAGAAACAAATATTTCTGAAGAAGAAGCTACCGTCATGGCCAGTGATATGATTATTGGAATGGGAAAACTATTGGAAAAAGAAATATTTACGCTCCCTACCTTACAGGATAAAGTATGCGTAAAAGGTGGTGTAACCGGAGAAGGTATTAAAGTTTTAGAAGCTGAACTCGGAGAGATGTTTGTTCACGTATTTCAAAAAACACATGAAAAATTTGACGAAGACATTGAGCTTGTTCACAATCAGTTTGATAGTCTTATTCCATAATTTCTGTAGAAATCCTGCTTTGAAACAAAAAAAGAAGCCTCTACTCGGCTTCTTTTTTTTGCGCAGAGAAAAAGATGCGCTCACTGTTTGAAGTAGGCTTACTCGTTTTGAAATCTGCACTTACTTCTACATTTATAAAACCAGCTTCGCTCAGCCATAATTGATAATGATCAATCGACCAAGTGCGCTGAGCATGCACCTCATCAAATCGATGATATGCATCGATTTCCTCATCATAAGCAAAAAACGTAATATCATGCTCTACGCGGATATCCGTATCGTTATAGGCGCAATTCCAAATATATGACACGTCTTCATCTACGTAAGAAAAGGATTGATTTCCAAATACATGCTGCATCTTGTGCACCGAATGAACATCAAATATAAAGAGCCCACCCGGTTTTAAGTGCTTATATACACGTTGAATGGTTTCTTGAACTTCTTTATCACTTTGCAAATAGTTCAAAGAATCACAAAAGATTACTACACAGTCAAACTCTTTCAATAACTCAAGTTCTGCCATGTTTTGCTGAAAAAGAGATAGCGTTACCCCTTCCTCTGCTGCCTTTTCCTGAGCTACCATAAGCATATCGTCAGACAAATCAACGCCGACTACTGAGAAACCTTCTTTTGCAAATCGAACGGAGAGTTCTCCCGTGCCGCAGGCAAGATCTAATATACTAGCAGGCTTTGTTTTCGCTTTTGCTACCTGCTGATTAAAAAATTCAGTCCAATCGTCATACGGAACGTCTGCCATTAGCTGATCATATACGTAGGCAAATTCTCCGTACCTGCTCATAGCTGTAGCTCTTCTGAACTTACAAATGGTGCATCTCCCCATAAGCGTTCTAAGTTATAATATCCGCGTTCATCTTTATGGAAAATGTGAACCACAACATCTCCAAGGTCAACAAGAACCCATTTAGCCTGCTCAAATCCTTCTAAACGCTTCATAGAAATGCCATGTTCGTGTGCTTTTTCTTTAATTTCACGAGCGATTGCCTGGACTTGTTTATCTGAGTTACCGTGACAAATAACAAAATAATCTGCCACCAGTGAGATTCCTTCCATATTTAACGCTACGATATCTATTGCTTTTTTATCATCTGCTGCTTCTACAACAAGAGATAGCAATTCACGTTCAGTCATGTGTTTGACCTCCTAAGATTAAATCATTATATGTCATCATCGTATCGGGATAAACGGCCTGATGTTTGGTCATTAAAAAAGAAATAGTATTTTTTAATGATTGAATAAGTGCTGCATCTAAGTCGGTTTTAGCTAACTCACGCACTTCATCAACACCTGGAAATCTCCTTCCAGGTTCGATATAATCAGCAACGTACACAATTTTTTCAAGTAACGTCATACCAGGTCTTCCGGATGTATGGTAAGCAATTGCATCCAATACTTCCTTATCCGTAATCCCTACTTCATTTCTCACTAAAAACGCGCCTACTGGAGCATGCCATAATTCTGTATTGTATTCCAACAAAGAAGGATTCATGTTTTGATCAATAATAATTTGCTTCATCTCTTCCTTTGGACGAAATTTGGCATAGTCATGAAAAATAGCAGCCAGTTCTGCTTTTTTTTCGTCTGCTTCAAAACGCTTAGCTAATTCAATTGCTGTTTCCATTACCCCCACAGTATGAATATAACGACGTTCTGTTAACTGTTTCTTTACGATTTCTAATGCATCAGTTCGATTCATATAATTGGTTCTCCTCAATATATTGTTTAACACCAGAAGGTATAAAATAACGAATTGTTTCTTTCTTTACTACTCGTTCGCGAATAAAGGAAGAGGAGACATCAAACTGTGGAACTTCTACTTCTTTTATTGGGTAAGGGGACGTAATGGTATACCCCGGGCGCTTTACACCTACAAATGTAACCAAATTGACTAATTCATCAATTTCATACCACTTCGGCAAATATTCTACCATATCAGCACCAATGATGAAATGAAACTGATACGTTGGATATTTCTCTGTTAGTATTCTCATCGTATCATATGTATATGAAGGCTCTTTGCGCTCAAATTCAATCGGCTGCAGGGTAAATTGATCATGTTCTTTAATAGCTAGCTTTAGCATCTGTAAACGATGATATGGCTCAATAGGCTCTTTGATTGTTTTATGAGGTGGAATATACGACGGCATGAACCATATCTCATCTAATTTTAAGGCATGCAAAACCTCATTCGCCATCATTAAATGCCCCAAATGAGGCGGATTGAATGTTCCACCTAAAATTCCAATACTCTTCAACAATCCCCGACTCCTTTAATTTACTTCATTTTTAAATAGAGCGGGTTCCCCCGCTCTATTTTATTTCACTTATGGCAGCATTAGTTGCTTATTTTCGCGTGATTCTTTGTATAACACAATTGTATTTCCAATCACTTGTACAAGCTCTGCTTTTGTTCCTTTTGTTAATCGAGCAGCAACCGTGTCACGATCTTCATCACAGTTTTGCAGAATGCTCACTTTTAATAATTCTCTTGCTTCTAATGCATCAGCAATTTGACCAATCATATTTTCATTGACTCCACCTTTTCCCACTTGGAAAATTGGATTTAAATGATGTGCTTTTGAACGTAAAAAACGTTTTTGTTTACCTGTTAACATAAAAACCTCCGTTGTATCTTATCTCTTAGTTAGTGTTGAAAGAACAATGTGTTCCATTGCCTCTTCATCAGGACGGACGTTCGTCCATTTTTCAAATGCAAGTGCACCTTGCAGTACGAACATACCGACACCGTTATGAGTGCCTGCCCCTTTTGCTTCAGCCTCTTTCAAAAG is a window of Priestia aryabhattai DNA encoding:
- a CDS encoding DNA internalization-related competence protein ComEC/Rec2, with protein sequence MKGYYIYCAFSMMIALYAYDNHSATSLFLLIVLFIFQWLQCPRKVVIASALLSVFCVYLLAETNKHNKTVLLADSSTFTGEISSVPHSDGDKLTFRFTVQNEEVMAFYKLKTLEEKQQLEKLTIHQVCQLAGQLTSPSPARNLHAFDYQQYLYHQSIHWQLNVKRLDLVKCQLPTLTPLTYLTFIRQKGINYIQQNMSNPSAGFMQALIYGERTGIEEESIKRYQQFGLIHLLAISGLHVGLLTAMCFYLLIRIGITRGRAITLLLVLLPVYMVLAGGSASVVRAVFMSMLMLISIKIQKKILLVDSISLAFMAMLLFKPYYLFDVGFQLSFAVSFALILSSQTILPRFHSSFSQLMAVSAIAQVSSLPLLLYYFYGVSLLSLPLNMVFVPLFSLVVLPLCLLILFVRIILPGVSELLEQILHVLLLFCEKLLGLFEWIPADFVTGKPHILLFLGMYLCIYALFVAVEEGRLFFRYMFLLVALLVAQCMYPYLNPKGTVTMVDVGQGDCFIIELPYRRGVYIIDTGGTVSFPKEPWQKRRSSFDVGEDVLVPFLHSKGITKVDKMIITHGDYDHAGAAQHLFSKVSVGELILGKKAELNDVENDLMIAAQKQSVPVQIVQQGDSWQEGGILFQIISPTGLEKTSNNGSIVIDVKLGNLRWLFTGDLEKEGEQRILKDFPNLKADVLKVGHHGSKTSTSEEFVQHLNPKVALVSAGQKNRYGHPHQEILQLLKSYGVYIYRTDEDGGVMYEFTKKSGTFSQQLP
- a CDS encoding ComE operon protein 2, translated to MNRISWDQYFMAQSHLLALRSTCERLAVGATVVRDKRIIAGGYNGSISGGVHCADEGCYVIDGHCVRTVHAEVNALLQCAKFGVKTEDAEVYVTHFPCLNCCKALIQAGIKTVYYANDYKNHPYAVELFQQAGVKTAKVELDEAIIDLKSKEKLQFVTDVLARLEKSGEDEAEVMNLQREALALFTAN
- a CDS encoding helix-hairpin-helix domain-containing protein, coding for MTFLKKQWLIGCICLAVGLAFYIYRTGGEKPESSLQTSDMIKAESSATKKEGESSNQVISNQDSPFVMVDIKGAVQKPGVYQLPKDARVKDALAQAGGATKEADLRQLNLASKLQDEMAVYIPAAGEEIPPSSPVSSMSSSGTSNNQPLVNINTANTDELQTLNGIGPSKASAIVSYREENGLFQTVEDLGQVSGIGEKSLEKIKAQITVQ
- the comER gene encoding late competence protein ComER, with amino-acid sequence MNIGFIGTGNMGKILIDAFIESKAVRPSKITIMNRTKKRAKEIQQQHKKIHVADTAEEVVHASKVIFICVKPLDIHPLLIKLEPLLTKDHCIVSITSPISVEQIERLIPSQAARIIPSITNRALAGVSLFTFGERCTPFYQNYLHELFSSMSKPVAIDQTITRVSSDIVSCGPAFFSFLLQRFIDAAVQETNISEEEATVMASDMIIGMGKLLEKEIFTLPTLQDKVCVKGGVTGEGIKVLEAELGEMFVHVFQKTHEKFDEDIELVHNQFDSLIP
- a CDS encoding class I SAM-dependent DNA methyltransferase, which gives rise to MSRYGEFAYVYDQLMADVPYDDWTEFFNQQVAKAKTKPASILDLACGTGELSVRFAKEGFSVVGVDLSDDMLMVAQEKAAEEGVTLSLFQQNMAELELLKEFDCVVIFCDSLNYLQSDKEVQETIQRVYKHLKPGGLFIFDVHSVHKMQHVFGNQSFSYVDEDVSYIWNCAYNDTDIRVEHDITFFAYDEEIDAYHRFDEVHAQRTWSIDHYQLWLSEAGFINVEVSADFKTSKPTSNSERIFFSAQKKEAE
- the rsfS gene encoding ribosome silencing factor, which codes for MTERELLSLVVEAADDKKAIDIVALNMEGISLVADYFVICHGNSDKQVQAIAREIKEKAHEHGISMKRLEGFEQAKWVLVDLGDVVVHIFHKDERGYYNLERLWGDAPFVSSEELQL
- the yqeK gene encoding bis(5'-nucleosyl)-tetraphosphatase (symmetrical) YqeK; this encodes MNRTDALEIVKKQLTERRYIHTVGVMETAIELAKRFEADEKKAELAAIFHDYAKFRPKEEMKQIIIDQNMNPSLLEYNTELWHAPVGAFLVRNEVGITDKEVLDAIAYHTSGRPGMTLLEKIVYVADYIEPGRRFPGVDEVRELAKTDLDAALIQSLKNTISFLMTKHQAVYPDTMMTYNDLILGGQTHD
- a CDS encoding nicotinate-nucleotide adenylyltransferase encodes the protein MKSIGILGGTFNPPHLGHLMMANEVLHALKLDEIWFMPSYIPPHKTIKEPIEPYHRLQMLKLAIKEHDQFTLQPIEFERKEPSYTYDTMRILTEKYPTYQFHFIIGADMVEYLPKWYEIDELVNLVTFVGVKRPGYTITSPYPIKEVEVPQFDVSSSFIRERVVKKETIRYFIPSGVKQYIEENQLYESN
- the yhbY gene encoding ribosome assembly RNA-binding protein YhbY yields the protein MLTGKQKRFLRSKAHHLNPIFQVGKGGVNENMIGQIADALEARELLKVSILQNCDEDRDTVAARLTKGTKAELVQVIGNTIVLYKESRENKQLMLP